The genomic DNA TCGACATCCCCATTTTCTTGTCGCTCTTCCTCGGGTACAAGCTAGTCAAGAAGACAAGCTTCGTCAAGCTCGCCGACATGGATATTTGGTCGGGCAAGGCCGAGATTGACCGGCTGGAGCCGACGTGGAAGGTGGTCAAGCCGCGCAACTGGTTGGAGAGGATCTGGTTCTGGATTGCGTGAATGCAAGGGGATGCTCTGCTCCTAGAAGTTCTTGAGAGTGCCATCATATTGATGTATCTATCGTGCTTTGACATACCTAGGCCTCCTGATCAAAGTCATAGCTATTCCCAAAGCCGCGATTCATATATCTCCCCAACGCCTCCTCCCGTGTCACCCAGTCCACGGGCACCTCAAGCCCCAACTCGCCTCTCGTCTCCAACTGCTCGAGGAGGGGCTTTACGTCCTCGCTCAGCTCCAGCCTCATGCGGTTCCTATACCACGGCGCAAAGTGAATCATGGCCAACATGATGCGCACATCCGCCGACCAGTTCGGCATCCCCGCATGCCACAGCCTCAGATCGCGAATCACCACCGCGCCCTTGTCAACGCTCGGCTGCACCGGCTCAAAGCCACCGTCCCTCAGCAACGACTCTTTGatgcgcccgctcgctcgctcgccgtggGCGCCTTCCTGCGCGGACGCGTCTTGCGTGTGCGTCCCGAGCCAAACCTCTGTGGAGCCATTCCGCGCatccatggcgacgagcggcacgttgacgacgagcgcaaACGGGTGCGACGGGAACGCGAAGTCGGCGTCCGCGTGGACGGGCTGTCTCTGCGCAGACGCGccggacggcagcggcgggggcatggcggcgttggccgAGCAAAAGGTCCATTGCGGACGCGGTCCAAGGACAGACGAGGTGATTTGCGTGGCGATGCTGTCTGCCGACGACATTCGATGATGGACCCGGTCAGTctggtgctcgtcgtcaccagTTCAATACGAGAaggcgggaaggggggggagggactGCGTGACGAACTGGCAAAGATGGACGGAAAGAAAAACTCGgacacgggcggcgcgtccaGCTGCAAGTTGCCCTGGTTGTAGTTGAACGGGCCCTTCTCGCCACGGGCCTGCAGCacgagcgcgtcctcgaccatCCGGGCGTTGAGCGTGTCCAGCTCGGCGTGGGGGGCAAGCCCATTAACCACGACGAGCCCATCGCGATGGACGTGGCGGACGGCTTTCTCGAGGTTGCGCGCGTCGAGACGCTTGTTGgcgagctcctgcgccgACGGCTCGATGACGCCTGGGAGGCGAGGCgttgcgacggcggcggtcgtgtAATAAGTCAACTTGGCAACGTAAAGGCCGAGCGGCCGCACTACAGCGCGACGTGCCAGCGCCAAGATGGACGGCATCTCGACACCTGCTTAATTAAAGAATTGGCGTTTTCCTCCCACGAGCCCGTCGCAGCAGTGAGGGAATGTGATAGagagaggtggtggtggtggtgtcgttgccgccgtcttcttATAGCCCCCTCGTCTCGTTGCTGGACTGGGACCTGCGAATTCCGAGCCTCGGGTTTGAGCACCATAATCAGCTTATTTAGAGGGCAAACTAACTTAGGCGCTGCACCATCCCCGCATCTTCAATGTGGTGCCGTCTGCCCCTCCAGCCTCTTACACGCCATCAGCAGGTATCGTCAATTGCCCCCCGCCGTCCACCACGCCGCCTTCAAGTCGTCCATCAGCTTCTCCGCGGGCCATCCAATGACCCTCTTGCACCCCGTCAAGTTGCCGAGGACTCCATGTCGCACAGCCGCGTTCCGAATGTATTTGGCGcctacagcagcagcacgtcagCATTGATTGGGGCCCCCTTCCCTTGCAAACATCCAACGGTCTCTCTTCTGCTCATCTCACTGCAGGGAATGGGCCATCTCACTGTAGGACATGGGCCCAAAGGCATTGACGAGAACGGACGGGATACGCGCCGTAAACGCAATGGCGCATATTTCCGATGCGTAGCCGTCGAGCAAGTCGTCTCGGCTCGGCGCAgagtcgtcggcggcggcggctccgtcgTGCGCGGGGGGCAGAtgggcgagctgctccgGCGAGGCGGATATCGTGAGGATGCAGCAAATGGTCAAAAAGTAGTGCATCGCGGATGCTATTATGCATGTACCGGTCGATACTCAGCACCgcttctttttcttcttcttgttcgTCCGGACGAACGATGTGATGGATGGACCGCTTACCATGTGAGTCCTCCAGGAACCACACCTTGGTTaattctcctcctcctcctcctcctcccgctcctTCTATGCGAGAAAACGGCTTCTGCGCCGACGACAGGCTCCCGTACCAAGCCTTGGTGACACGCAACAGCTCCATCCACTCTTCGCTGCCGACGACCGGCCGCTGAAACACGGCGTTGATGACGCGCCCCAGGATAAGCGACGCGGCGTGGAGATGGCCTGGCGGGAGGGCAGCATCCCCGggcgggacgacgacaccgttCAGGTCCATCTTGAGCGGACAGCCCTGGAAAAGACTAAACGAGATGTCCTCGCGCAGGTAGTTCCAGAACCCGGCCGTGAAGAGGGCATTGGGAGCGTCGTTGAGCAAGCCCCGGCGCGAGGCCAGCGAGTATGCGCCCTGCAGATGGCGGTTCGGATCGATTTCCTCTATTATCAATGGAGGTCAGCCCCATGAACCAACCAGACTGACTGACATCATCACAGCGTCCCAAGTCCCCAAGCAACATCTTCCTCACCGTCGAGAATCTCATACGACCGCAGCAGACAgaccgtcgccagcgccacccCATTCTCCAGCAGCGCGCTCCCCTCGCCCAAGGCAATCAGCCTCGCCACGCACTCGGCGTGATACAcccccgccatggccaacgccgctctcgcccccgccgtcttcgtcgtcgccgtcgtcgtcgtcttgccgagGTGcatcgccgcgacggccaccacccCGCAGAACAAGAGCGGCTCTTCAAGCGCGAGCAGCGGGACGACGGTGGCAAAGTGCCGCGCCGGGTCGCCGAGGTCATACCAAGCCGCGATGGCAGAGACGTAgtggtgcagcgccgccgcggtgtCTGCCCGGGCCAGCGCGACGCGGGGGCTCGACGCGACGGCGATGTCGGGCtgctctccctccctcgtcactttctcctcctcctcgacgacggcgacgtgctTGCGCTTGGATGACGGGCCTTGCTGCGGGATGAAAGTGACGGGCTTCTCGGAGCGGGTGCAGAACAggcccttgctgctgcataGGCCGCAGACCGGGCGGACTTCATCGCCTACATAGATCTATGAGCGAGACGCCCCCTCACTGATGTAAtagcgtgcgtgcgtgcgtgcaggcTCACATTTCACCTTGCGCTTGCGACAAGTGTCGCTGGCGGTTTACTCGGGTTCAGTAACAGCCATCCGATACGGGGGGGCGCGGACAGTCGCGAGTCGTCGTCTCACTCACCAGGCTCAACATCGTATTAGCAGTCCCACCACCAACTAACAGAGTGACGGCCAGCCAACTCACCTTCTTTGTTGTACACGCGCGGCATCTTCCCACCCAGCGCAGAGAGGGAGTCGCGACCGCGCAGACTATGTCAGGCCCTTGTTTGTCGCGAAGCCGTCATCAGAGGAGTTTtgagaagagagaggggggggtgAGGTCGGA from Purpureocillium takamizusanense chromosome 4, complete sequence includes the following:
- a CDS encoding uncharacterized protein (EggNog:ENOG503NUSY~COG:E): MPSILALARRAVVRPLGLYVAKLTYYTTAAVATPRLPGVIEPSAQELANKRLDARNLEKAVRHVHRDGLVVVNGLAPHAELDTLNARMVEDALVLQARGEKGPFNYNQGNLQLDAPPVSEFFFPSIFANSIATQITSSVLGPRPQWTFCSANAAMPPPLPSGASAQRQPVHADADFAFPSHPFALVVNVPLVAMDARNGSTEVWLGTHTQDASAQEGAHGERASGRIKESLLRDGGFEPVQPSVDKGAVVIRDLRLWHAGMPNWSADVRIMLAMIHFAPWYRNRMRLELSEDVKPLLEQLETRGELGLEVPVDWVTREEALGRYMNRGFGNSYDFDQEA
- a CDS encoding uncharacterized protein (EggNog:ENOG503P4GQ), encoding MPRVYNKEGDEVRPVCGLCSSKGLFCTRSEKPVTFIPQQGPSSKRKHVAVVEEEEKVTREGEQPDIAVASSPRVALARADTAAALHHYVSAIAAWYDLGDPARHFATVVPLLALEEPLLFCGVVAVAAMHLGKTTTTATTKTAGARAALAMAGVYHAECVARLIALGEGSALLENGVALATVCLLRSYEILDEEIDPNRHLQGAYSLASRRGLLNDAPNALFTAGFWNYLREDISFSLFQGCPLKMDLNGVVVPPGDAALPPGHLHAASLILGRVINAVFQRPVVGSEEWMELLRVTKAWYGSLSSAQKPFSRIEGAGGGGGGGELTKVWFLEDSHASAMHYFLTICCILTISASPEQLAHLPPAHDGAAAADDSAPSRDDLLDGYASEICAIAFTARIPSVLVNAFGPMSYSAKYIRNAAVRHGVLGNLTGCKRVIGWPAEKLMDDLKAAWWTAGGN